The Terriglobia bacterium genome window below encodes:
- a CDS encoding cytochrome c, translated as MRRIGLVALCFVILIGCSRQPVKPAAPATTAYGTAIAEISGGKQIAPAGAALDQPVVVQVNDAQGNGVTGAYVEIHAPSGVMLDAASGLTDSSGQFTTKVTLGGVAGRYQLTAITRDKGGKNYELKIEEIALDSQQVLGRQINQQYCSRCHDPESTPERVSNMDNLATKPHAFTDGESLNRISDADLTAIISHGGAALNKSAEMPPYGYTLSKSDIQALVSYIRAVADPPYPTKGVVYAKD; from the coding sequence ATGAGGCGGATTGGCTTGGTCGCACTCTGCTTCGTCATTCTGATCGGCTGCAGCCGCCAGCCGGTGAAGCCTGCGGCGCCTGCTACCACTGCCTATGGCACCGCGATCGCCGAAATCAGCGGCGGAAAACAGATTGCGCCAGCCGGCGCCGCCCTCGATCAGCCGGTGGTCGTCCAAGTCAACGACGCTCAAGGCAACGGCGTCACCGGCGCGTATGTCGAGATTCATGCTCCGTCGGGCGTGATGCTTGATGCCGCCTCCGGTCTTACAGATTCCAGTGGCCAGTTCACGACGAAGGTCACGCTCGGTGGCGTCGCCGGCCGATACCAGTTGACCGCGATCACGCGCGACAAAGGCGGCAAGAACTACGAACTTAAGATCGAGGAAATTGCGCTCGACTCCCAGCAAGTGCTTGGCCGGCAAATCAACCAGCAATACTGTTCGCGCTGCCACGATCCCGAGTCCACGCCGGAGCGCGTCTCCAACATGGACAACCTCGCCACCAAGCCGCACGCGTTCACCGACGGCGAATCGCTGAATAGGATCAGCGATGCCGACCTCACTGCCATCATCAGCCATGGCGGAGCGGCGCTGAACAAGTCCGCCGAAATGCCGCCCTACGGCTACACGCTTTCCAAGAGCGATATACAGGCCCTGGTTTCCTACATCCGCGCCGTCGCCGATCCGCCGTACCCGACGAAAGGAGTCGTTTATGCGAAGGATTAG
- a CDS encoding c-type cytochrome: MSARDKLTSLRRRIFGDSARAFGIMSLVFLVSLAVAPAKNHFSEWRHYQKQYVKLIRTRADAVTLQRHLETGIQQIWIPEYGVVDRCTTCHTALRETSLSTVSTQPFRPHPPIPHKLTEFGCSTCHRGQGPATTVEEAHRSTLAWEQPILPAKYIESSCGQCHLADLPGAPQLNYGRKLLAREGCVRCHAARQPDGVLMQGTDDPPSLQHIAQKTTREWMYAWIKNPQAYSPTATMPNFILSDDDARDVTAFLMAQSTPIVLPGAEKAAASAGAPADPTAGASLYGESFCASCHAVQNAAGRMVGGDLGPELTRIGTKVKPEWLESWLRNPGAYDPDTKMPHYRFTGQQIRTLAGFLEAKTDSDLLGNVHLPEPTPQQIAHGKQLVNEYGCSSCHEINGVRKPDNFAPDLSHVGSRLLAQLVFAPSVSHTLPDYIAAKVRNPRAFGPSLKMPQFNLTPQQVDAITTALLALTDRAQSQPPSLRIASHRESHYQPAGHAGQLIRDLRCFSCHAINGRGGDMAPDLTWEGSSVQAKWLADFLKNPNTLRPALIRRMPRFNLSDAEIKELTDYIMTVYQTPAFERDSVPATYPPATVDQGRQLFYSKYACSSCHIVDPAKDKGYIGPTLTQVGSRLTPAWIYHWLKNPQELRPGAIEPNQHMSDADARALTAYLVSLKGQAAKTKVAGAPHAQLGAGR; encoded by the coding sequence ATGAGCGCGCGCGATAAGCTCACATCGCTTCGACGCCGCATCTTCGGCGACAGCGCCCGCGCCTTCGGCATCATGAGCCTGGTGTTCCTAGTCTCACTCGCCGTCGCGCCCGCCAAGAATCACTTCAGCGAGTGGCGTCACTATCAGAAGCAGTACGTGAAGCTCATCCGCACGCGCGCCGACGCCGTCACTCTGCAGCGCCATCTGGAAACCGGCATTCAACAGATCTGGATTCCCGAATATGGCGTAGTGGACCGTTGCACCACCTGTCATACCGCTTTGCGTGAGACGAGCCTCTCGACGGTCAGCACCCAGCCATTCCGCCCGCATCCGCCGATTCCACACAAGCTCACCGAGTTTGGCTGTTCCACGTGCCACCGCGGCCAGGGCCCGGCCACCACGGTGGAAGAAGCGCATCGCAGCACGCTGGCCTGGGAACAGCCGATCCTGCCGGCGAAGTACATCGAGTCTTCCTGCGGCCAGTGCCATCTCGCCGACCTGCCCGGCGCGCCGCAACTCAACTATGGTCGCAAGCTGCTGGCGCGCGAGGGCTGCGTGCGCTGTCACGCAGCTCGCCAACCGGACGGCGTGCTGATGCAGGGGACCGACGACCCGCCGTCGCTGCAACACATCGCGCAGAAGACGACGCGCGAGTGGATGTACGCCTGGATCAAGAATCCGCAGGCGTACTCCCCCACCGCCACCATGCCGAACTTCATCCTGAGTGACGACGATGCGCGCGATGTCACGGCATTCCTGATGGCGCAGAGCACGCCGATCGTGCTGCCCGGCGCCGAAAAAGCGGCAGCGTCGGCCGGCGCTCCGGCCGATCCCACCGCCGGCGCCTCGCTCTACGGCGAATCTTTCTGCGCCTCCTGTCACGCGGTGCAGAACGCTGCCGGCAGAATGGTGGGTGGCGACCTCGGCCCTGAGCTGACCCGGATCGGCACCAAGGTGAAGCCGGAGTGGCTGGAGTCGTGGCTGCGCAATCCCGGCGCCTACGATCCGGACACCAAGATGCCGCACTATCGCTTCACCGGGCAGCAAATCAGAACGCTCGCCGGATTTTTGGAAGCGAAGACGGATTCGGACCTCCTCGGCAACGTGCATCTGCCCGAACCCACGCCGCAGCAGATCGCGCACGGCAAGCAGCTGGTGAACGAATACGGCTGCTCGTCGTGTCACGAGATCAACGGCGTGCGCAAGCCCGACAATTTCGCGCCCGACCTCAGCCACGTCGGCAGCCGTTTGCTGGCACAGCTTGTGTTTGCCCCGAGCGTCTCCCACACGCTGCCCGACTACATCGCCGCCAAAGTGCGCAACCCGCGCGCCTTCGGGCCGAGCCTGAAGATGCCGCAATTCAATCTCACGCCGCAGCAGGTTGACGCCATCACCACCGCGCTGCTGGCGCTCACGGACCGCGCGCAATCGCAACCTCCGTCGCTGCGGATCGCCTCACATCGCGAATCGCATTACCAGCCCGCCGGACATGCCGGGCAGCTCATCCGCGACCTGCGCTGCTTCAGTTGCCATGCCATCAACGGCCGCGGCGGCGACATGGCGCCCGATCTCACATGGGAGGGCAGTTCGGTGCAGGCGAAGTGGCTCGCCGATTTCCTCAAGAACCCCAATACGCTGCGCCCGGCGCTGATCCGCCGCATGCCAAGGTTCAATCTGAGCGACGCGGAAATCAAGGAACTGACTGACTACATCATGACCGTGTATCAGACGCCCGCGTTTGAGCGCGACTCCGTGCCTGCCACGTATCCGCCGGCGACGGTGGACCAGGGGCGCCAGCTTTTCTACTCCAAGTACGCGTGTTCCTCATGCCACATCGTAGATCCGGCAAAAGACAAAGGTTACATCGGACCGACATTGACCCAAGTCGGCTCACGACTGACGCCCGCCTGGATCTACCATTGGCTCAAGAATCCGCAGGAGCTGCGTCCCGGCGCCATCGAACCCAACCAGCACATGAGCGACGCTGACGCACGCGCGCTGACCGCCTATCTCGTGTCGCTCAAGGGCCAGGCGGCAAAAACGAAAGTGGCCGGCGCACCTCATGCGCAACTGGGGGCGGGACGATGA